Proteins co-encoded in one Acidobacteriota bacterium genomic window:
- a CDS encoding response regulator transcription factor, producing the protein MAHILVIEDEPSVAIALQDSLESDGHSVIVAPEGKTGFELASGQTEAFDLILLDLMLPKMSGLEICQRLRSDGVETPIIMLTARGAASDAAFGLKLGADDYIPKPFDVGELLARIEAVLRRSHQQIPEQDLASVGDVRLDFRRLKATRNGEPLDLSPRAFEILQLLFEHKGETVTREQLLHHIWGEHASLYTRTIDAHITRLRQKIEPNPAIPAHIVTVHRVGYRLIVD; encoded by the coding sequence ATGGCGCATATCTTGGTCATCGAGGACGAGCCTAGCGTAGCGATCGCCCTGCAGGACAGCCTCGAATCCGACGGCCATTCCGTCATCGTTGCGCCTGAGGGAAAAACGGGATTTGAATTGGCCTCAGGTCAAACCGAAGCGTTTGACCTGATACTGCTCGATCTGATGCTGCCGAAGATGAGCGGCCTCGAGATATGCCAGCGTTTGCGATCCGATGGGGTCGAGACACCGATCATCATGCTGACCGCTCGCGGTGCTGCCTCGGATGCAGCCTTCGGGCTTAAGCTGGGTGCAGATGATTATATTCCAAAACCGTTCGATGTTGGCGAACTGCTCGCCCGTATCGAAGCAGTTCTGCGGCGAAGCCACCAGCAGATACCTGAACAGGACCTTGCGTCCGTCGGCGACGTCCGGCTTGATTTTCGCCGGCTAAAGGCAACCCGCAACGGCGAGCCGCTTGACCTCAGCCCGAGGGCTTTTGAGATCCTCCAGCTCCTTTTCGAGCACAAGGGGGAAACCGTCACCCGCGAGCAGCTCCTGCATCACATTTGGGGCGAACACGCTTCGCTCTACACCCGGACGATCGATGCTCACATAACCCGCTTGAGGCAAAAGATCGAACCGAATCCTGCGATTCCTGCGCACATTGTGACCGTCCATCGCGTCGGCTATCGTCTGATCGTTGACTAA
- a CDS encoding HAMP domain-containing histidine kinase: MDRWRQMLRYRYLLIASAAIVIAIVALLFIQYRSVKRNQEYAQKTMRANLELHLLEIADDAKRGVLDHANHILHSIRQQRIRERNIPSIERSFTKLVKRYPEVEDCFVVFFDSGRENDTWRALKFVRPNADDPTFKGVPIGRLVEDAELSASLRRAWQAVPQQEQTALYTAFDPEIIDYKPHQYFFHTVSELDVLARDAPLENVGLLVFSARPDHFPATDYLKNLVAKHQERDKEIDGSIGKLDYQISLDDGPGQRVLASTGDAAPVITRRFDDSDKLFRGLQFGISSPELISRTSTYTYTQSTLFLALLAAATAVLGLVLTWRATRREMKVAQLKSDFLANISHELKTPLTAIRAFGDLLDSGRATKPERIREYGGIIKMESDRLTALINNILELSRIERGARKYRLERADLRDMVIETVDIFRHSPEAAEFDIKVTSPISPVTTAFDKGAIRQALINLLSNAAKYSGSNNDRRIVVDLRTESHNAVIEVRDFGIGIADEDQLSIFLPFHRSMNDEIQAKGGTGLGLAIVREFARGHGGEITLESKLGEGAVFKLHLPLIEEETLEEIEVANGAYLGHRGRA; the protein is encoded by the coding sequence ATGGATCGCTGGAGACAAATGCTACGGTATCGATATCTCCTGATCGCCTCGGCTGCGATCGTTATCGCGATCGTTGCTCTTCTCTTTATTCAATACCGTTCAGTCAAGCGGAATCAGGAATATGCTCAAAAAACGATGCGGGCAAATCTTGAGCTTCATCTGCTTGAGATCGCCGACGATGCAAAACGCGGCGTCCTCGATCACGCTAATCACATCCTTCACAGCATCAGGCAGCAGCGGATCAGGGAACGGAATATTCCAAGCATTGAAAGATCCTTCACAAAACTCGTCAAACGTTACCCCGAGGTCGAAGATTGCTTCGTGGTCTTTTTTGATAGCGGGCGGGAAAACGATACGTGGCGGGCTCTTAAGTTCGTAAGGCCAAATGCTGACGATCCGACTTTCAAGGGCGTCCCGATCGGGCGTCTGGTTGAGGACGCAGAGCTTTCGGCGTCGCTTCGTCGGGCGTGGCAGGCTGTTCCGCAGCAGGAACAAACAGCTCTCTACACAGCCTTTGACCCTGAGATAATTGACTATAAACCGCACCAGTATTTCTTTCACACAGTTTCCGAGCTTGATGTTTTGGCTAGAGATGCTCCCCTGGAAAATGTCGGGCTGCTGGTTTTCAGTGCAAGACCCGACCATTTCCCGGCTACCGATTATCTGAAAAATTTAGTAGCTAAGCACCAGGAACGAGACAAGGAGATCGACGGATCGATCGGCAAACTCGATTACCAGATCAGTCTCGACGACGGCCCCGGCCAACGCGTCCTCGCCTCTACGGGTGACGCAGCCCCCGTGATCACGCGGCGTTTTGACGATTCGGATAAGCTCTTTCGCGGGTTACAGTTCGGTATTTCGTCCCCGGAGTTGATCTCCAGGACCTCGACATACACTTATACCCAATCGACCCTGTTTTTGGCATTGCTCGCCGCCGCAACGGCTGTTCTCGGCCTGGTCCTGACCTGGCGGGCCACGCGGCGTGAGATGAAGGTTGCTCAGCTCAAGTCAGATTTTCTTGCAAACATCTCGCACGAGCTGAAAACACCGCTTACGGCGATCAGAGCGTTCGGCGATCTTCTCGATTCCGGCAGGGCCACCAAGCCTGAACGCATCCGCGAATATGGCGGCATTATCAAGATGGAAAGCGACAGGCTGACCGCGCTGATCAATAACATTCTCGAACTGTCGCGGATCGAACGCGGAGCACGCAAATATAGATTGGAGCGAGCCGACCTGCGTGACATGGTAATCGAAACTGTCGACATCTTTCGCCATTCGCCCGAGGCTGCCGAATTCGACATCAAGGTAACTTCCCCGATATCGCCGGTCACAACAGCGTTTGATAAAGGAGCGATCCGCCAGGCTCTGATAAATCTCTTGTCGAATGCGGCGAAATATTCCGGCAGCAATAACGATCGCCGGATCGTTGTAGACTTGCGAACCGAGAGCCACAACGCGGTCATTGAAGTGAGAGATTTCGGGATCGGCATCGCAGATGAGGACCAGCTGAGCATTTTCCTGCCGTTTCATCGCTCTATGAATGACGAGATCCAGGCGAAAGGCGGTACCGGCCTTGGGCTCGCGATCGTCCGCGAATTTGCCCGCGGCCATGGCGGCGAGATCACGCTCGAGAGCAAACTGGGCGAAGGCGCGGTCTTCAAACTGCATTTACCGCTGATCGAAGAAGAAACATTAGAGGAAATTGAGGTAGCAAATGGCGCATATCTTGGTCATCGAGGACGAGCCTAG
- a CDS encoding dicarboxylate/amino acid:cation symporter, whose translation MEIITNEPVKVRQPFYKVLYFQVIAAIILGVLVGFFFPQLGEKLKPLGDGFIKLIKMVIAPIIFLTVVSGIGGIGDMKKFGRVGLKALIYFEVVTTFALFIGLIVVKIVRPGVGINADPATLDAKGIEQFTKVAQDQSTVDFFLHIIPDTIFDAFAKGEILQVLFFAILFGIALTMLGDKGKPILKGIDLISKVFFGIITVIMRFAPIGAFGAMAFTIGKFGIGTLQSLATVMLCVYVTCALFIFVVLGLIARFAGFSLIKFIRYIKEEILIVVGTSSSESALPRMMEKLEHLGCTKSVVGLVIPSGYSFNLDGTAIYLTIAAIFVAQATNTPLTFGQELSILLVLLLTSKGAAGVTGSGFITLAATLSTVGTIPVTGIALLLGVDRFMSEARALTNLIGNGVATVVVAKWEGEFDAVRAGMVLNGTLPLAENPIEEDENLIRRIEVVES comes from the coding sequence ATGGAGATCATTACAAACGAACCGGTCAAAGTACGCCAGCCCTTCTATAAGGTTCTGTACTTTCAGGTCATCGCAGCCATTATCCTAGGCGTACTTGTCGGGTTTTTCTTTCCCCAGCTTGGCGAAAAGCTCAAACCCTTGGGCGATGGCTTTATCAAATTGATAAAGATGGTGATCGCTCCGATAATCTTCCTCACGGTCGTGAGCGGGATCGGCGGCATCGGCGACATGAAAAAGTTCGGGCGAGTCGGGCTTAAGGCACTGATCTATTTTGAGGTCGTAACCACTTTCGCACTTTTCATAGGCCTCATTGTTGTCAAAATAGTTCGGCCGGGCGTAGGGATCAATGCCGACCCGGCCACGCTCGATGCAAAGGGCATCGAGCAGTTCACAAAAGTAGCTCAAGACCAGAGCACTGTCGATTTTTTCCTCCACATAATTCCGGACACGATCTTTGATGCCTTTGCAAAAGGCGAGATCCTGCAGGTGCTTTTCTTTGCGATCTTGTTCGGCATTGCTCTGACGATGCTAGGGGACAAAGGAAAGCCGATCTTGAAGGGGATCGATCTGATCTCAAAGGTCTTTTTCGGCATCATTACGGTCATCATGCGTTTTGCACCGATCGGCGCCTTTGGAGCAATGGCTTTTACGATCGGAAAGTTCGGCATCGGAACGCTGCAATCGCTGGCGACGGTGATGCTTTGCGTTTATGTCACATGTGCGTTGTTTATCTTTGTCGTGCTTGGCTTGATAGCCCGGTTTGCCGGTTTTTCGCTGATCAAGTTCATTCGCTATATCAAGGAGGAGATCCTGATCGTGGTTGGAACCTCCAGCTCTGAATCGGCTCTTCCGCGAATGATGGAAAAGCTCGAGCATCTCGGCTGCACAAAGTCGGTTGTCGGTTTGGTCATTCCGTCGGGCTATTCGTTCAACCTCGACGGAACAGCGATCTACCTAACTATCGCCGCGATCTTCGTCGCCCAGGCGACAAATACGCCGTTGACATTTGGCCAGGAATTAAGCATTTTATTGGTACTGCTGCTTACTTCAAAAGGAGCTGCCGGCGTGACCGGCAGCGGATTTATCACTTTGGCTGCAACGCTTTCCACTGTCGGCACGATCCCGGTTACAGGCATTGCTTTGCTTTTAGGCGTAGACCGTTTTATGTCCGAGGCGAGAGCTCTGACAAACCTGATCGGCAATGGCGTCGCGACCGTGGTGGTCGCTAAATGGGAAGGCGAATTCGACGCGGTCCGTGCCGGAATGGTCCTGAATGGAACCTTGCCGCTTGCTGAAAATCCGATCGAGGAAGATGAGAACCTGATCCGAAGGATCGAAGTTGTTGAGTCTTAA